The Nitrobacter hamburgensis X14 genome contains the following window.
TATCGGCTGCTGAAGGCGCATGTTCGATCGCTTGTCGTTGATCGAAGAGTCGTTTGAAAATATCCTCATTTTCGGCCGCCCGCCCACTGCCGCGACCGATCCAAATCTCTACCCTCGCTTCGTGTTCGAGCACTACGTAGTTCAAATTGATGCCGGTGATGTCGGTCGGTCCACCGATCAAGTTATCCTTTGTAGGAGAGCGGCCCGCGTGCAGTTGGGTTTTCTTGCTGGCGAACTCCAACAGACCTTCCCAAAACTTTAGGCGTTCAACGAATCGAGCGTGAGATTTTTCTTTTTCTTCCGCCACTATTTTTGTTTCAGGACTTGGACCAACAATCAACGTCAGCAGCGGAGCAACGTCGGAGTTCCCGATCTTGAACGCTTCGATCTTGACCAAATAAAAATCAGCAGAAGATGACTGGTTCAGCCATGCAATTGCGTTTACGTGCTCAACTCGTTTCTCGGCGATCCAAACGGCAGTCTCAAATAGGTGAGCACTTTACCTAGCAGGCTGTTGAAGAAGTGTCCGGTCTGGCTTTCGGGATGGCTTGATCGCCGTTGTGATAGGCGAAAGTGATCTGGATCGAGCCGCCGTCGAGCAGTTTGGCGTGGCCGTGGGACGGCGGGTCATGCTGGCACCGCCATGCGCTTCGGCAGTCGCACCAGATTGTAAGCGGCGGCTGCGAAGGTGAAGGCCTATCCGACGCGGTCGCGGCCGCGGAAGCGGGTCTTGTCCTGGCTGGCGACCGTCTTGATCCAGCCGAAGGCTTCCTCAATGCGCTTGCGGATACGCTGGCTGACGGCATAGCCGCTGTGCCGCATTGTGCGTCCGTCGATCGCCGAGCTCCGGCCGCTCGTGTTCTGCGCCACGTGCGGCGTCACCTTCATCGCGCGCAGCTCGTTGACGAAGCCCTCCGTGCCATAGGCCTTATCAGCGCCAAGTGTGATGGCCAGGGGCCGGTCGGCGCGAGGTTCGATCATGTGCAACGCCGCCACCCGCTCGGCATGTCCGTCGGCCAGCGTCAGGCAGGCGTCGACCAACAGGCCGTGGCGGTTCTCCATCAGCCCATGACCCATGAAGCACAGCTTCGCCTCCTTGCCCTTGCCCTTCTTGTAGAGCCTTGCGTCCGGATCGGTGGTTGAGGCAGGCGTGTCGTTAGTCCGCGTCTGGCCGTGGAAGTCGGCTTCGGCATTGCGCCCGGCGCCGCCGGCCGGCGGCTCGCCAGAGCCGTCCTTCGGTTTGACGCTCTTCATCGAAGCCCAGGCCTCGATCAGCGTGCCGTCGACCGAGAAGTGATCGCTCGACAGCAGCTTCTTCACCTTGGGCTGGGCCAGCACCGCACTCAGGAACTTTGCCGCGATGTCAACCTCAAGCAGCCGGTCGCGGTTCTTCGAGAACACCGAATGGTCCCAGGCCGGATCGTCGACGCCGATGCCCACGAACCAGCGGAACAGAAGGTCGTATTCCAGCCGCTCCATAAGCAACCGCTCCGAGCGGATCGAGTAGAACGCCTGCAAGAGCATCGCCCTGAGCAACTTCTCGGGTGGGATCGACGGCCGCCCGATCGGCGAATACAGCGCCGCGAACTCCCGCTCGAAAGCGACAAGCGCTTCGTTCACCATGACCCGGATGGCGCGAAGCGGGTGATCGCGTCGAACCCGCGCCTCCAGATCAACGTAGCTGAACAACTCGCCAGTCAGACTGTCACCACCGCGCACTCATCATCTCCAAATCGCATCGGAGCCAATGAATCATGCTTACAGCTCGGCCACGACTGGCTTTTTCAACAGCCTGCTAAGCGACCATCGCCGCTGTTGTTCCGGGGCGGACTTCATCGCGTTGACCTTGTCGCGGTAATAGCGGTCAAGCACCAACCCGACCAACTCATCCCGCCGCCGGCCTTCGCGTTCCTCCGCCTCGATCCGCGCCAACTCCGCCTTACGGACGGCGCGCTTTCGGTCTGCGGGGTCTGTGCCATCGAAGCGGAGGCGCATTGCGTCGTTTGCCGCCACACGAGCTTTCTTTAAGGAGAGAGTCCCCGGACCCGCTGCCGGACCAAAGCGTGATCTTCACGCGTGTGCCATCAGAACGTTCGTATCTGTGACCCCAACTTTTTGCGCCGGGCGGCTGAACAACCAGTCTGAGTCCCAGCTGCCCCAAATCCGCAATCTCGTATCGCGAAGAGCGTGCGGTAGCCTTCGCAACCGCTGGCGCTGTGAGCTTATCAGGCATCTTGAGCCAGACCGGCTTACTTTCCATCGCCGCCGGAGGTGTGCGCACCGGCCACTTTGTTGGCCAGCTGACATTCCCCGGCGGCGAGATCGAATTCACGAAGCGGCCAAACCGCAGACTTGCGCGTATCCTGCAAAAGTGAACGCCGGTTTTGCGATCAGAATGCGCGCAAGTTATTGATTGAGAGCATTTCCTTCACGCTAACCGGATTCCACTTAGCCGGAAAATGCTTCTAATACCCCGCCCAGCGAGGCGGTTCGTTTGACTTGTCAGGCCAAGTCTGAGCCTTCGTATACCACTGGTCGACTTCTTTTTTTGCGTAGTCGTTCCCATACCCGTAGCGCTGCTGCAGCTTCTTTTCGAG
Protein-coding sequences here:
- a CDS encoding DUF4268 domain-containing protein, translated to MAEEKEKSHARFVERLKFWEGLLEFASKKTQLHAGRSPTKDNLIGGPTDITGINLNYVVLEHEARVEIWIGRGSGRAAENEDIFKRLFDQRQAIEHAPSAADRPKPRRRSTFSHR
- a CDS encoding CsbD family protein gives rise to the protein MDWNRIEENWDQVKYKVRDQWGKFTFDDLWEISGKREQLEKKLQQRYGYGNDYAKKEVDQWYTKAQTWPDKSNEPPRWAGY